The DNA sequence GGTGCGGCCCAGCATGGGCATCCCGATGTAGCCGCGCACGTTCAGTTTCTGGCCATCGTCGATGACCGAAAGCTTGCTCTTGTAGACCTTGCCATTGGCCGGATCGATGATTTGCCCGCCGTTGTATTCGTCTCCATCCTTCTTCAGACCCGACAGGATGGTCATGCCGATCACCGGCTGGTCCTTCAACTCGCCCTCGCATTTCTGGCAGAGCGGATTCTGGTCTTCGTCCGGCGCACGGAAGAGTTTTTCGATCTTGCCGCTCAGTTCGCCATTGTTTTCGGTAATGCGGATCAGGGCCTTGGGTTTGCCGGTGGCGTCGTCAATGCTTTTCCACAGGCCGACCGGGGAGCCATCGGCCCAGGCAGCAGCGCTGGTCATGAGGCTGGCCGCCAGCAGCGACAGCGTGAGCAGACGGGAAGGGGAGGAAATACGGGGCATGGTTGTCTCCTGGTTATCAAGTCGAATGCTATAAAAAAGCACGATTGTTCTAATTTATTCGATCCAGTCTAGACAAGCCCGCCGTGCAAGGCAAGCACAAAAAACAAAAGCCGCCGCCCCGCGAGGGACGACGGCTTGATGAAGAAACAGGCCGGCTTACTTCAGCTTGGCCAATTGTTCCTTTACCTTTTCCAGCGTAGCGCTGAAGTTGGCGACGCGTTCCTTCTCCTGCGCCACCACCGCCTCGGGCGCGC is a window from the Herbaspirillum rubrisubalbicans genome containing:
- a CDS encoding DUF2147 domain-containing protein, which gives rise to MPRISSPSRLLTLSLLAASLMTSAAAWADGSPVGLWKSIDDATGKPKALIRITENNGELSGKIEKLFRAPDEDQNPLCQKCEGELKDQPVIGMTILSGLKKDGDEYNGGQIIDPANGKVYKSKLSVIDDGQKLNVRGYIGMPMLGRTQTWLREQ